From Nicotiana tabacum cultivar K326 chromosome 22, ASM71507v2, whole genome shotgun sequence, one genomic window encodes:
- the LOC107766461 gene encoding coatomer subunit beta'-1 isoform X2, with translation MVSPLISRKLAQRSERVKAVDLHPTEPWILASLYSGTLCIWNYQTQTMAQSFEVTELPVRSAKFIARKQWIVAGADDMFIRVYNYNTMDKVKVFEAHTDYIRCVAVHPTLPYVLSSSDDMLIKLWDWEKGWLCTQIFEGHSHYVMQVTFNPKDTNTFASASLDRTIKIWNLGSPDPNFTLDAHLKGVNCVDYFTGGDKPYLITGSDDHTAKVWDYQTKSCVQTLEGHTHNVSAVCFHPDLPIIITGSEDGTVRIWHATTYRLENTLNYGLERVWAIGYMKGSRRVVIGYDEGTIMVKLGREVPVVSMDNSGKVIWAKHNEIQTVNIKSVGADYEVTEGERLPLAVKELGTCDLYPQSLKHNPNGRFVVVCGDGEYIIYTALAWRNRSFGQALEIVWSSDGEYAVRESTSRIKIFSKNFQEKKSIRPTFSAEHIYGGTLLAMCSNDFICFYDWTECRLIRRIDVNVKNLYWADSGDLVAIASDSSFYILKYNRDIVSAHLDSGRSVDDQGVEEAFELLYEINERVRTGIWVGDCFIYNNSSSRLNYCVGGEVTTMFHLDRPMYLLGYLANQSRVFLVDKEFNVVGYTLLLSLIEYKTLVMRDDWDRANEVLPSIPKEHHNSVARFLESRGMISEALEVATDPDYRFELAIQLGKLEIAKEIAVIAQSESKWKQLGDLAMSAGMVTDAYSHLSPPFLGKQILRKENKNHLNFQKQVNLEMAEECLKHANDLSGLLLLYSSLGDAEGITKLASFAKEHGKNNVAFLCLFLLGKVDECVQLLVDSNRIPEAAFMARSYLPSKVSEIVAIWKKDLNKVNQKAAEALADPEEYPNLFEHWQIAHAVEARVAEERGVYPPAADYGNFADRPATNLVEAFSNMRMDEEPLENGDMEHEVVEQNGDEVQEHEQDDNQQESQEDAVVVDADSTDGAVLVNGNEVDEEWVLTPRH, from the exons ATGGTAAGTCCATTAATTTCA AGGAAACTTGCTCAAAGATCAGAAAGGGTAAAGGCCGTGGATCTACATCCTACGGAGCCATG GATACTGGCAAGTTTATATTCGGGGACTCTTTGCATCTGGAACTACCAGACTCAG ACAATGGCACAATCTTTCGAAGTCACTGAATTACCAG TTAGATCAGCGAAATTTATAGCACGCAAGCAGTGGATTGTTGCTGGTGCCGATGACATGTTTATTCGTGTATACAATTATAATACCATGGATAAGGTCAAAGTATTTGAGGCGCACACAGATTATATTAGGTGTGTGGCTGTTCACCCTACTCTACCATATGTGCTGTCATCATCTGACGACATGCTTATAAAGCTCTGGGACTGGGAGAAGGGATGGTTATGCACTCAAATTTTTGAGGGTCATTCCCATTATGTGATGCAAGTCACATTTAATCCTAAAGACACCAATACTTTTGCTAGTGCATCTCTTGATCGGACTATAAAG ATTTGGAACCTTGGCTCTCCTGATCCTAACTTCACGCTGGATGCCCATTTGAAAGGGGTTAATTGTGTTGACTATTTCACTGGTGGTGATAAACCATATCTAATTACTGGTTCCGATGATCATACTGCTAAG GTCTGGGACTATCAGACGAAAAGTTGTGTCCAGACTCTTGAAGGTCACACACACAACGTCTCTGCTGTATGTTTTCATCCAGATCTTCCTATTATAATCACGGGGTCAGAAGATGGTACTGTTCGTATATGGCATGCAACTACTTACAG ACTTGAGAACACGTTGAATTATGGACTTGAAAGAGTTTGGGCTATTGGCTACATGAAAGGTTCAAGAAG GGTTGTAATTGGCTATGATGAGGGAACCATTATGGTAAAACTTGGTCGAGAGGTACCTGTTGTTAGCATGGATAATAGTGGAAAAGTCATATGGGCTAAGCACAATGAGATTCAAACTGTTAACATCAAGAGTGTGGGGGCAGATTACGAG GTTACTGAGGGAGAACGATTGCCTTTGGCTGTCAAGGAATTGGGAACCTGTGACCTATACCCACAA AGTTTAAAGCATAATCCAAACGGAAGGTTTGTCGTTGTTTGTGGAGACGGAGAGTACATCATATATACTGCTCTGGCCTGGAGAAATAGGTCATTTGGCCAAGCCCTGGAAATTGTTTGGTCTTCTGATGGAGAATATGCTGTGAGAGAAAGTACTTCAAGGATTAAGATTTTCAGCAAAAATTTCCAG GAGAAGAAGAGCATCCGGCCCACTTTCTCTGCTGAGCACATCTATGGGGGTACTTTATTGGCAATGTGCTCAAATGATTTCATTTGTTTCTACGATTGGACTGAGTGCAGGTTGATACGAAGAATTGATGTTAATGTCAAA AACCTCTATTGGGCTGACAGTGGTGATCTGGTGGCTATTGCAAGTGATTCTTCATTTTACATACTTAAATACAAT CGCGATATTGTTTCTGCACATTTAGATAGTGGAAGATCTGTAGATGACCAAGGTGTTGAAGAAGCTTTTGAACTTCTTTATGAGATAAATGAACGGGTCAGGACTGGAATTTGGGTTGGAGATTGTTTCATTTACAATAATTCTTCTTCGAGGCTGAACTACTGTGTAGGCGGTGAG GTTACCACAATGTTTCACTTAGACCGACCTATGTACTTGCTGGGATATCTTGCTAATCAAAGTAGGGTTTTCCTGGTTGACAAAGAGTTCAA TGTTGTGGGATATACTTTACTGCTCAGCTTGATCGAGTACAAGACACTTGTGATGCGTGATGACTGGGACAGAGCAAATGAGGTCTTGCCATCAATTCCGAAGGAGCATCATAATAG TGTTGCTCGTTTCTTGGAATCACGAGGAATGATTTCGGAAGCATTGGAAGTTGCAACTGACCCTGACTACAGATTTGAACTTGCCATACAGTTGGGTAAATTAGAGATTGCGAAG GAAATTGCTGTAATAGCGCAGAGTGAATCCAAATGGAAGCAGTTGGGTGATCTAGCAATGTCTGCTGGAATGGTAACTGATGCTTACAGCCACTTGAGCCCCCCTTTTTTGGGAAAACAAATTCTGAGAAAGGAGAATAAAAACCACTTGAATTTCCAAAAACAAGTAAAT CTGGAGATGGCAGAGGAATGTTTGAAGCATGCAAATGACTTGAGTGGTTTACTGCTGCTTTATTCTTCATTAGGAGATGCTGAAGGAATAACTAAACTAGCATCTTTTGCCAAAGAGCATGGGAAAAACAATGTTGCATTTCTTTGCCTGTTCCTCTTGGGTAAAGTGGATGAGTGCGTTCAGCTGTTGGTTGACAG CAATCGGATACCTGAGGCTGCATTTATGGCAAGATCTTATCTTCCAAGTAAGGTGTCTGAAATAGTTGCTATTTGGAAGAAGGACCTCAATAAG GTTAACCAGAAAGCAGCAGAAGCTTTGGCTGATCCTGAAGAATATCCCAACCTGTTTGAGCACTGGCAAATTGCACATGCTGTTGAAGCTAGAGTCGCCGAGGAGAG GGGTGTGTACCCACCAGCAGCAGATTATGGAAATTTTGCTGATAGACCAGCTACCAACCTTGTAGAAGCTTTCAGCAACATGAGAATGGATGAAGAACCCCTTGAAAATGGAGATATGGAGCATGAG GTTGTGGAACAGAATGGTGATGAGGTGCAAGAACATGAGCAAGATGACAATCAACAAGAGAGCCAAGAAGATGCTGTTGTGGTTGATGCTGACTCTACTGATGGTGCAGTACTCGTCAATGGAAACGAGGTTGACGAAGAGTGGG TGCTTACACCACGTCACTAG
- the LOC107766461 gene encoding coatomer subunit beta'-1 isoform X1, whose amino-acid sequence MPLRLEIKRKLAQRSERVKAVDLHPTEPWILASLYSGTLCIWNYQTQTMAQSFEVTELPVRSAKFIARKQWIVAGADDMFIRVYNYNTMDKVKVFEAHTDYIRCVAVHPTLPYVLSSSDDMLIKLWDWEKGWLCTQIFEGHSHYVMQVTFNPKDTNTFASASLDRTIKIWNLGSPDPNFTLDAHLKGVNCVDYFTGGDKPYLITGSDDHTAKVWDYQTKSCVQTLEGHTHNVSAVCFHPDLPIIITGSEDGTVRIWHATTYRLENTLNYGLERVWAIGYMKGSRRVVIGYDEGTIMVKLGREVPVVSMDNSGKVIWAKHNEIQTVNIKSVGADYEVTEGERLPLAVKELGTCDLYPQSLKHNPNGRFVVVCGDGEYIIYTALAWRNRSFGQALEIVWSSDGEYAVRESTSRIKIFSKNFQEKKSIRPTFSAEHIYGGTLLAMCSNDFICFYDWTECRLIRRIDVNVKNLYWADSGDLVAIASDSSFYILKYNRDIVSAHLDSGRSVDDQGVEEAFELLYEINERVRTGIWVGDCFIYNNSSSRLNYCVGGEVTTMFHLDRPMYLLGYLANQSRVFLVDKEFNVVGYTLLLSLIEYKTLVMRDDWDRANEVLPSIPKEHHNSVARFLESRGMISEALEVATDPDYRFELAIQLGKLEIAKEIAVIAQSESKWKQLGDLAMSAGMVTDAYSHLSPPFLGKQILRKENKNHLNFQKQVNLEMAEECLKHANDLSGLLLLYSSLGDAEGITKLASFAKEHGKNNVAFLCLFLLGKVDECVQLLVDSNRIPEAAFMARSYLPSKVSEIVAIWKKDLNKVNQKAAEALADPEEYPNLFEHWQIAHAVEARVAEERGVYPPAADYGNFADRPATNLVEAFSNMRMDEEPLENGDMEHEVVEQNGDEVQEHEQDDNQQESQEDAVVVDADSTDGAVLVNGNEVDEEWVLTPRH is encoded by the exons ATG CCTCTAAGGTTGGAGATTAAG AGGAAACTTGCTCAAAGATCAGAAAGGGTAAAGGCCGTGGATCTACATCCTACGGAGCCATG GATACTGGCAAGTTTATATTCGGGGACTCTTTGCATCTGGAACTACCAGACTCAG ACAATGGCACAATCTTTCGAAGTCACTGAATTACCAG TTAGATCAGCGAAATTTATAGCACGCAAGCAGTGGATTGTTGCTGGTGCCGATGACATGTTTATTCGTGTATACAATTATAATACCATGGATAAGGTCAAAGTATTTGAGGCGCACACAGATTATATTAGGTGTGTGGCTGTTCACCCTACTCTACCATATGTGCTGTCATCATCTGACGACATGCTTATAAAGCTCTGGGACTGGGAGAAGGGATGGTTATGCACTCAAATTTTTGAGGGTCATTCCCATTATGTGATGCAAGTCACATTTAATCCTAAAGACACCAATACTTTTGCTAGTGCATCTCTTGATCGGACTATAAAG ATTTGGAACCTTGGCTCTCCTGATCCTAACTTCACGCTGGATGCCCATTTGAAAGGGGTTAATTGTGTTGACTATTTCACTGGTGGTGATAAACCATATCTAATTACTGGTTCCGATGATCATACTGCTAAG GTCTGGGACTATCAGACGAAAAGTTGTGTCCAGACTCTTGAAGGTCACACACACAACGTCTCTGCTGTATGTTTTCATCCAGATCTTCCTATTATAATCACGGGGTCAGAAGATGGTACTGTTCGTATATGGCATGCAACTACTTACAG ACTTGAGAACACGTTGAATTATGGACTTGAAAGAGTTTGGGCTATTGGCTACATGAAAGGTTCAAGAAG GGTTGTAATTGGCTATGATGAGGGAACCATTATGGTAAAACTTGGTCGAGAGGTACCTGTTGTTAGCATGGATAATAGTGGAAAAGTCATATGGGCTAAGCACAATGAGATTCAAACTGTTAACATCAAGAGTGTGGGGGCAGATTACGAG GTTACTGAGGGAGAACGATTGCCTTTGGCTGTCAAGGAATTGGGAACCTGTGACCTATACCCACAA AGTTTAAAGCATAATCCAAACGGAAGGTTTGTCGTTGTTTGTGGAGACGGAGAGTACATCATATATACTGCTCTGGCCTGGAGAAATAGGTCATTTGGCCAAGCCCTGGAAATTGTTTGGTCTTCTGATGGAGAATATGCTGTGAGAGAAAGTACTTCAAGGATTAAGATTTTCAGCAAAAATTTCCAG GAGAAGAAGAGCATCCGGCCCACTTTCTCTGCTGAGCACATCTATGGGGGTACTTTATTGGCAATGTGCTCAAATGATTTCATTTGTTTCTACGATTGGACTGAGTGCAGGTTGATACGAAGAATTGATGTTAATGTCAAA AACCTCTATTGGGCTGACAGTGGTGATCTGGTGGCTATTGCAAGTGATTCTTCATTTTACATACTTAAATACAAT CGCGATATTGTTTCTGCACATTTAGATAGTGGAAGATCTGTAGATGACCAAGGTGTTGAAGAAGCTTTTGAACTTCTTTATGAGATAAATGAACGGGTCAGGACTGGAATTTGGGTTGGAGATTGTTTCATTTACAATAATTCTTCTTCGAGGCTGAACTACTGTGTAGGCGGTGAG GTTACCACAATGTTTCACTTAGACCGACCTATGTACTTGCTGGGATATCTTGCTAATCAAAGTAGGGTTTTCCTGGTTGACAAAGAGTTCAA TGTTGTGGGATATACTTTACTGCTCAGCTTGATCGAGTACAAGACACTTGTGATGCGTGATGACTGGGACAGAGCAAATGAGGTCTTGCCATCAATTCCGAAGGAGCATCATAATAG TGTTGCTCGTTTCTTGGAATCACGAGGAATGATTTCGGAAGCATTGGAAGTTGCAACTGACCCTGACTACAGATTTGAACTTGCCATACAGTTGGGTAAATTAGAGATTGCGAAG GAAATTGCTGTAATAGCGCAGAGTGAATCCAAATGGAAGCAGTTGGGTGATCTAGCAATGTCTGCTGGAATGGTAACTGATGCTTACAGCCACTTGAGCCCCCCTTTTTTGGGAAAACAAATTCTGAGAAAGGAGAATAAAAACCACTTGAATTTCCAAAAACAAGTAAAT CTGGAGATGGCAGAGGAATGTTTGAAGCATGCAAATGACTTGAGTGGTTTACTGCTGCTTTATTCTTCATTAGGAGATGCTGAAGGAATAACTAAACTAGCATCTTTTGCCAAAGAGCATGGGAAAAACAATGTTGCATTTCTTTGCCTGTTCCTCTTGGGTAAAGTGGATGAGTGCGTTCAGCTGTTGGTTGACAG CAATCGGATACCTGAGGCTGCATTTATGGCAAGATCTTATCTTCCAAGTAAGGTGTCTGAAATAGTTGCTATTTGGAAGAAGGACCTCAATAAG GTTAACCAGAAAGCAGCAGAAGCTTTGGCTGATCCTGAAGAATATCCCAACCTGTTTGAGCACTGGCAAATTGCACATGCTGTTGAAGCTAGAGTCGCCGAGGAGAG GGGTGTGTACCCACCAGCAGCAGATTATGGAAATTTTGCTGATAGACCAGCTACCAACCTTGTAGAAGCTTTCAGCAACATGAGAATGGATGAAGAACCCCTTGAAAATGGAGATATGGAGCATGAG GTTGTGGAACAGAATGGTGATGAGGTGCAAGAACATGAGCAAGATGACAATCAACAAGAGAGCCAAGAAGATGCTGTTGTGGTTGATGCTGACTCTACTGATGGTGCAGTACTCGTCAATGGAAACGAGGTTGACGAAGAGTGGG TGCTTACACCACGTCACTAG
- the LOC107766461 gene encoding coatomer subunit beta'-1 isoform X3, whose product MPLRLEIKRKLAQRSERVKAVDLHPTEPWILASLYSGTLCIWNYQTQTMAQSFEVTELPVRSAKFIARKQWIVAGADDMFIRVYNYNTMDKVKVFEAHTDYIRCVAVHPTLPYVLSSSDDMLIKLWDWEKGWLCTQIFEGHSHYVMQVTFNPKDTNTFASASLDRTIKIWNLGSPDPNFTLDAHLKGVNCVDYFTGGDKPYLITGSDDHTAKVWDYQTKSCVQTLEGHTHNVSAVCFHPDLPIIITGSEDGTVRIWHATTYRLENTLNYGLERVWAIGYMKGSRRVVIGYDEGTIMVKLGREVPVVSMDNSGKVIWAKHNEIQTVNIKSVGADYEVTEGERLPLAVKELGTCDLYPQSLKHNPNGRFVVVCGDGEYIIYTALAWRNRSFGQALEIVWSSDGEYAVRESTSRIKIFSKNFQEKKSIRPTFSAEHIYGGTLLAMCSNDFICFYDWTECRLIRRIDVNVKNLYWADSGDLVAIASDSSFYILKYNRDIVSAHLDSGRSVDDQGVEEAFELLYEINERVRTGIWVGDCFIYNNSSSRLNYCVGGEVTTMFHLDRPMYLLGYLANQSRVFLVDKEFNVVGYTLLLSLIEYKTLVMRDDWDRANEVLPSIPKEHHNSVARFLESRGMISEALEVATDPDYRFELAIQLGKLEIAKEIAVIAQSESKWKQLGDLAMSAGMLEMAEECLKHANDLSGLLLLYSSLGDAEGITKLASFAKEHGKNNVAFLCLFLLGKVDECVQLLVDSNRIPEAAFMARSYLPSKVSEIVAIWKKDLNKVNQKAAEALADPEEYPNLFEHWQIAHAVEARVAEERGVYPPAADYGNFADRPATNLVEAFSNMRMDEEPLENGDMEHEVVEQNGDEVQEHEQDDNQQESQEDAVVVDADSTDGAVLVNGNEVDEEWVLTPRH is encoded by the exons ATG CCTCTAAGGTTGGAGATTAAG AGGAAACTTGCTCAAAGATCAGAAAGGGTAAAGGCCGTGGATCTACATCCTACGGAGCCATG GATACTGGCAAGTTTATATTCGGGGACTCTTTGCATCTGGAACTACCAGACTCAG ACAATGGCACAATCTTTCGAAGTCACTGAATTACCAG TTAGATCAGCGAAATTTATAGCACGCAAGCAGTGGATTGTTGCTGGTGCCGATGACATGTTTATTCGTGTATACAATTATAATACCATGGATAAGGTCAAAGTATTTGAGGCGCACACAGATTATATTAGGTGTGTGGCTGTTCACCCTACTCTACCATATGTGCTGTCATCATCTGACGACATGCTTATAAAGCTCTGGGACTGGGAGAAGGGATGGTTATGCACTCAAATTTTTGAGGGTCATTCCCATTATGTGATGCAAGTCACATTTAATCCTAAAGACACCAATACTTTTGCTAGTGCATCTCTTGATCGGACTATAAAG ATTTGGAACCTTGGCTCTCCTGATCCTAACTTCACGCTGGATGCCCATTTGAAAGGGGTTAATTGTGTTGACTATTTCACTGGTGGTGATAAACCATATCTAATTACTGGTTCCGATGATCATACTGCTAAG GTCTGGGACTATCAGACGAAAAGTTGTGTCCAGACTCTTGAAGGTCACACACACAACGTCTCTGCTGTATGTTTTCATCCAGATCTTCCTATTATAATCACGGGGTCAGAAGATGGTACTGTTCGTATATGGCATGCAACTACTTACAG ACTTGAGAACACGTTGAATTATGGACTTGAAAGAGTTTGGGCTATTGGCTACATGAAAGGTTCAAGAAG GGTTGTAATTGGCTATGATGAGGGAACCATTATGGTAAAACTTGGTCGAGAGGTACCTGTTGTTAGCATGGATAATAGTGGAAAAGTCATATGGGCTAAGCACAATGAGATTCAAACTGTTAACATCAAGAGTGTGGGGGCAGATTACGAG GTTACTGAGGGAGAACGATTGCCTTTGGCTGTCAAGGAATTGGGAACCTGTGACCTATACCCACAA AGTTTAAAGCATAATCCAAACGGAAGGTTTGTCGTTGTTTGTGGAGACGGAGAGTACATCATATATACTGCTCTGGCCTGGAGAAATAGGTCATTTGGCCAAGCCCTGGAAATTGTTTGGTCTTCTGATGGAGAATATGCTGTGAGAGAAAGTACTTCAAGGATTAAGATTTTCAGCAAAAATTTCCAG GAGAAGAAGAGCATCCGGCCCACTTTCTCTGCTGAGCACATCTATGGGGGTACTTTATTGGCAATGTGCTCAAATGATTTCATTTGTTTCTACGATTGGACTGAGTGCAGGTTGATACGAAGAATTGATGTTAATGTCAAA AACCTCTATTGGGCTGACAGTGGTGATCTGGTGGCTATTGCAAGTGATTCTTCATTTTACATACTTAAATACAAT CGCGATATTGTTTCTGCACATTTAGATAGTGGAAGATCTGTAGATGACCAAGGTGTTGAAGAAGCTTTTGAACTTCTTTATGAGATAAATGAACGGGTCAGGACTGGAATTTGGGTTGGAGATTGTTTCATTTACAATAATTCTTCTTCGAGGCTGAACTACTGTGTAGGCGGTGAG GTTACCACAATGTTTCACTTAGACCGACCTATGTACTTGCTGGGATATCTTGCTAATCAAAGTAGGGTTTTCCTGGTTGACAAAGAGTTCAA TGTTGTGGGATATACTTTACTGCTCAGCTTGATCGAGTACAAGACACTTGTGATGCGTGATGACTGGGACAGAGCAAATGAGGTCTTGCCATCAATTCCGAAGGAGCATCATAATAG TGTTGCTCGTTTCTTGGAATCACGAGGAATGATTTCGGAAGCATTGGAAGTTGCAACTGACCCTGACTACAGATTTGAACTTGCCATACAGTTGGGTAAATTAGAGATTGCGAAG GAAATTGCTGTAATAGCGCAGAGTGAATCCAAATGGAAGCAGTTGGGTGATCTAGCAATGTCTGCTGGAATG CTGGAGATGGCAGAGGAATGTTTGAAGCATGCAAATGACTTGAGTGGTTTACTGCTGCTTTATTCTTCATTAGGAGATGCTGAAGGAATAACTAAACTAGCATCTTTTGCCAAAGAGCATGGGAAAAACAATGTTGCATTTCTTTGCCTGTTCCTCTTGGGTAAAGTGGATGAGTGCGTTCAGCTGTTGGTTGACAG CAATCGGATACCTGAGGCTGCATTTATGGCAAGATCTTATCTTCCAAGTAAGGTGTCTGAAATAGTTGCTATTTGGAAGAAGGACCTCAATAAG GTTAACCAGAAAGCAGCAGAAGCTTTGGCTGATCCTGAAGAATATCCCAACCTGTTTGAGCACTGGCAAATTGCACATGCTGTTGAAGCTAGAGTCGCCGAGGAGAG GGGTGTGTACCCACCAGCAGCAGATTATGGAAATTTTGCTGATAGACCAGCTACCAACCTTGTAGAAGCTTTCAGCAACATGAGAATGGATGAAGAACCCCTTGAAAATGGAGATATGGAGCATGAG GTTGTGGAACAGAATGGTGATGAGGTGCAAGAACATGAGCAAGATGACAATCAACAAGAGAGCCAAGAAGATGCTGTTGTGGTTGATGCTGACTCTACTGATGGTGCAGTACTCGTCAATGGAAACGAGGTTGACGAAGAGTGGG TGCTTACACCACGTCACTAG